TTGTAGCTTTTTTGTATTAGAATGAACTGACTTGTTAAATTAGTGTGTGTGAGAGAGATTCATTTTGGTTTGTATCATTTGTTATACagattgagtttttttatttatttacacatttAATAAAGCTGTTTTTCATTTACAGCTTAATCATATTATTTTGCGCATAATTGATCTATGATACCATttgctttaaaaataaaaatagcttTGTCTGAAGTtaatatctaaatttttattttacttattaattattactatCTTAATTTGTAAAGTATCAGTATTTCATAGTCATCAAACAAGAAgtaatatcaaaataattattgagtttaataatataatctattgttttaattttatacagataaatatattttttacacCCATTATAAtcatcataattttttaatataacatcaaatttaaaataatatgaatatattaatattttttaatgtattgctaaataaaaagaaataaaaatattcgttccatatatttgtttttaaaatattgattcAAGAATTGCTATGCtaatgtaatttaaaaaataaaaacaaaatatatacattttttaattatatgtcaATATGTCATGATGATCTCAATCTCGCGAAACCTATTTGGCCATAATCATTTTTGTCTGGTTTTTGATGGAAGGattacaaattcaaaatttaagataGATacgtttttttcaaaaatttgaaaagaaaattagATGGGTTTGAATTTATGGTAATGTTTCAATTAATCTAATTTGTTTTGGGGTCCATAATATTAATAGAATTGAAGGGTGTTAGGTTCAAAGTTGCTGAACTGGCTAACAACTTGCACATTTGAAGATTCTTATTGCACATGATATGTTATcggaatataaatatattttccgTATTAattaccctgaaaaattaattaccgtctgttctttttttttactttataggTTTTTCGTTAACACGATTTTATGATTGAAAGATTAGTAACTTAATTTTTATAGATAAACACataatcataaattaaaataactgtAGATAACCCCgtaataaaatacatatatgCTCATAGAATTTGCATATACTAATGTTTAGGTTTCATTTATACTCATAAATTGTATTTACAAGtacatattaatattttattaaatacaaTGTCAAGgaatacaaatataaatgagtttataagtgtgaAGTTTCAACCACttattaactagttctagttattaggtcatggtTGAATTTAAACATATTTCATAAACATGCGGGTTATTACAATACTCtcactaatttataattaattactcctaACAACTAATATGATATCAAAATGGGTCTGGCCCGAGTTCTTAATTTGCCAGTTGTGACAATCGATGTCTAGTCCCGGATGCATTTGAGAGGaagtgtttattttattaaataattatcaaatttactattattaattataataaaatgtctttaaaaaataaaacacataaaacaaTAGAAAGTACTATTATGTTTATGTTGAGATcataaaaattactatattattaaattaaataaggacagatatgatattttttatctagagatctaaatttttttagtacacataattattctatatatatttatatcaatttgtacggagaaaataaaaatattgaaagaCTTAGTAGAAAAAAGAGATGAAACAACTGGACTTTCCAGATACCATAAAGATTAAACAACTAATCATCAAAAGTAAACGTCGTTAAAGTCATAATTTGCTTGCTTTATGTAGTGAAACGTTGAAAAAGTATATTGCTTTATTAAGAAAACAAAGCTTGACCCGGAAATGTtcattaattgataaattaaaatatgcaTGACTACTACTCTTAGATACAGAAAAAATTGCACTCGTTATAAAAGTACACTAAAAGAGTTGTATAAAATAGATATAGTAATCCAAAAGGTCTCCTCTAAAATTAAGATTACATGATAGAAAGTATGGTTTGGTAGCCTGGTAGGTGTTGTTTATGTCTTGTTTCCAATCAGAATTGATTTATCAATTGAAGGAAGACAAGGAGCGGGTTGGAGGGATACATGTATTGTGTTAATTGTAGATAGGGGTGAGCATTAGGTCGGTTCGGTTATAATCGAACCAACAAGCAAaactgaaaaagaaaaggagaatTAAAAGTAAAACCAAATCAACCTCCGATTTAACCAATCTTATCAAATGCAAGATTATTGAATTAGTTAGACAAAGCCTTCATCTaacttaaaatcaaatttaaaaaaaaatcaaaatcgaaTCGACTTCTTACTTAACCAATCTTATGAAATACAGGATGATTGGATTAGTTAGATAAGTGCAAAGTCTTCATCAACTTAATAAATCTCAATTTGTTGTTTCTACATATTCTAATAAATCTTATTTAGCTAGTTCTGTTGATACTAATTCTTTGTAGCATTTTTATTTGGGTCATATAGCTAGTACTATATTATAGTGTTTACAATCTACTTATTCATCTATCAAAAAAATTGTTGATAGTCATTGTAAAACATGTCTAgctaattaagaaaaaaacaattatttccCCTTGAGCAAGTATACGTCAATGATTATTGTGATCTATTACATATTGATATATTAGGTCTAGCTAGAAGACGATAACCTAATGGTTATAAGTATTTTTTAACAATACTTGATTATAAAAGTAGATATGCTTGATTGCTATTGTTAAAGGTGGGTTTTTGATATGAGGCACCCAAATTTCTATTGTTGTGCCTCTTTtagaattaatttcaaaagagtGTCTGaacccacatgttccgcattctagaaatgcggaacatgtgggtccaggcactctttcggaaataaaatgcggaacatgtgggtccAGGCACTCTTTCGGAATTATTTCCGAAAGAGGTACTGATCCGGAAATTTGGGTGCttttgaggcacccaaatattaAAAACCCGTTAAAGGTTAAATCGGATGCAAGTCCTATAATATTAGTAATTATGTTTAGGTTCAATCTGTTACAAAAGATAAATGCATTAGGTCTCATAATGATGTACAGTTCCATATGcttgttttatttgattcaaaaaGAATTATACATCAAgccatatgtatatatattccAGAATGAAATTCAATAGTTGAAAAGAAACACCAACATATTTTCACCAACATATTTATAGACACTTTTTTTTTGTACAAATAGAAAAGTGATAAGGAATTGAAGCATTTGAGGATGATTTCAAGAGCCGCCCGTTTAGGTGACGAGTTAAATCTAAGGttggtttgttgtcctttctctgtgaaaggtttgttgtctcctttttagaaggagttgttgtctcttttttaggAGTTATATCAAGTGTTGATTGAATCGGATGTTGTGAGTTTAAAGGTGTTTGAACGAAGTTTGAACGAAGAGTGATTGAAGACTGCACTTAATTCgcgaaacagttagtaatttatttttattttcgtaagtaaggtctgcgaatcaggcagcatgttgtctgttccatgtcaggtcatcggtctagttttcaaattattccgaattttttacaaatataactgtttcatattcaatttaatgagatccgataaattcaaaaaaaaaaactaaaaatagagTCATAACCTAATCTAAACTGTAACTATACCTTATCCTAGACTATAAATATCACCTTAACACTCTacataaagaaattaaatattaccgtgacccaaatattttcaaattttgattagTCAACATACCGTgacccaaatattttttttatcaaaagaaaTGTCTGATTAAAAATCTCAATACATTTAGGACATCCTTCTAGTTAAATATCACTAGATGGCTACAAAAGAACCTCAAAAGTTGCACACAAAATTGTTCTTGTTTAAGATGGAACCAATGAAAGCCACATTCATAACCAGGCATGCTCTTAATGATACCAGAATCACCAGCTTCAATAATGCTGAGGCAGCATACTCTGTAATATTTTCCACAGGCAGTTCCCAAGTCTACATTGTTTCCGTTGTAGTGATGTACTCCAACCttagatttagtttttttatttttattttttcaaaaaatttatttaaccgGTTAACCGGCGGTTGAATTAGAAATTGACGGCTTCACTGGTTTGGGCTTTCAAAACACTAAATCTAATTATGGATCGGACTTGGGAGAATTCAAATTGAGACCGATTTTTACTCTTTTATATACAAGTTTATATCCGGCTAAGGTATGGTTCAGgtctatttttattattcaagtTCAACTCATAAATTGAATTTATGCGTACTCTAAATgaatttttgaaacgttttctaaaatatagaataaaaaaaaagaactaattCTAAATGTGTGGAAGCAATAAAATCATAGAAGTCCCCATCGATGTCTTGAATGAaacgatattttaataaatggTAGCTATAGAATGAGAGGGCTACAATATTCatagaattaaatttaataCACAGTTAGATAAGTTTCTCACATGAAGCTCTAAATTTATCAATTCCTTACAATAATTATATACCAAAAGAATAACAATTTTGGATTCAGGGTCGACCTGTAGAACACAAAAAATGGATCGGACTGGGTTGTTCATCATTTTAGCAGCTTTATTACTAGAAGCTGCATTTGCTGCGACAACATATTCAGTTGGAGATGACATGGCTTGGGGAGTTCCTCGCAATATTTCTTTCTATGAGGGCTGGTCTACCAATAAGACATTCCAGATTGGAGATTCATTAGGTACGTTATTATATTTTACAATTCctaattttctattaaaatgtTAGATTAGATTTATTAAATAGGCAAAAGTTATTGATAAGCCTTTTGAGGTTAGAGCTCAGaaatatttaagtttttataattattgtcGTTTTACTTAAGCAAGtatctaaaatatatatacacacatattTTTAGTCTAAAATATATTGAGATTGGAGTTATTTCGATCTACAAACttgtattataatttaaatatattcaatttgattaattaatgttaactagattaaattttttaaaatcaaatacgtCCAAATcgaaaaagataataaaaaaaacttggaTCAACTTGAATTTATTTGGATCCGTTTGATCTTAGATTATAAATTTCTAGATTTACTTAATGATATCGTACGAGTGGATGCAATTAGACCTAATTGGTCATGTCATGTAATTTATTAATGCACATTTCTGACAACtgggttttgattttgtttgaaaTGAACATCAGAATTCAAGTGGGCGGGCGTACACAATGTATTAGAGGTGAAATCAAAGAGTGAATATGATAATTGCACAAAATCAAATGGAATACTTAAGGAAATGAGTCCAGTAACCATCCCTCTCACTCAAAATACTACTCTGTTCTTCATCTGTACCATCGGACCACACTGTTCTTTAGGGCAAAAGGTGGCAATTAAAGTCGGAAACGGAGTAATGCCGTCATCATCACCACCACCGTCGCCGGCAAACTCCGTAAATCCACGCTGCAGCATTAGTGACTCACTTGCAGCTTTCTCTGCTactctcatttttttctttatttactcTACATAAATGTTTAAAGGTAAGGTGTTCATATTTCAATTTCAACATGTTTGccaaacatattttttttttttttaaatcgtatCATTTTTATCATCTTTTcaacttttgtcaaatatactCACAATTGGTTTGGATCTTATATGTAGTATGATGTTGTACTTGTATGTTTGTGTGCATAAAAATACTTTTACGTGGCATATATAATATTATGACACATCAGCTCCAAATCGATTGAAAGTATATGTAGTAAAAGCCAAAAAGATGATAATATATATGACACGATTTTAAAAACATGATATATTTGACAAACAAGTTAAAATTGTGGATAGATATGAACATTTTGTCATGTCCAAATATAGCTATTACTTACTAGTGTGTCGCATGAATATTTGTCGAGTTTTATGTTTTGGAGTgtttttatatttctaaaactCTAGAAAAAATGTAACTattactttattaaaataatataatttttcgtTTGAGTGTTTTTGTTTCCATacataagatttttttttcttttttggaatTTATGTTGCTGCAATTTCTACTttgtacaaaaataataatttttataatgtattatAGTATTGGATAATGCTCAATGTTTGATCGTTAGCTTATactttgaaattaatttacGTTTCTCATACAAGACAAGCGTTTTACATCATCATATATATCATCTGTGTCAAATTTAGTGTATTACTTTGAAATAAGTTGTGCAGCGTAGGTGCTTACTTGACCTTGTTGAAAAAA
This region of Mercurialis annua linkage group LG1-X, ddMerAnnu1.2, whole genome shotgun sequence genomic DNA includes:
- the LOC126665749 gene encoding umecyanin-like, encoding MDRTGLFIILAALLLEAAFAATTYSVGDDMAWGVPRNISFYEGWSTNKTFQIGDSLEFKWAGVHNVLEVKSKSEYDNCTKSNGILKEMSPVTIPLTQNTTLFFICTIGPHCSLGQKVAIKVGNGVMPSSSPPPSPANSVNPRCSISDSLAAFSATLIFFFIYST